In Pseudomonas fakonensis, one DNA window encodes the following:
- a CDS encoding PAAR domain-containing protein, which translates to MGKPAARVSDPTACPIPGHGTNPIAAGSPDVIIEGLAAARKGDASACGGAIVGGVSATVTINGMNAATVGSVGSHGNSVTAGSGTVIIGDAHSPAPFVAPVPVDIQWLFTKHFVVTHPVDGKPIAGREYTLRTASGKEIKGVTDDAGRTKSMGSETAEAVTLVLAPQTAIEIA; encoded by the coding sequence ATGGGCAAACCCGCTGCACGGGTCAGCGACCCAACTGCCTGCCCCATCCCCGGGCATGGCACCAATCCCATCGCGGCCGGCTCGCCGGACGTGATCATCGAAGGCCTGGCCGCCGCCCGCAAGGGTGATGCCAGCGCCTGTGGCGGCGCCATCGTTGGCGGCGTGTCGGCCACCGTCACCATCAACGGCATGAACGCTGCCACCGTCGGTTCGGTGGGCAGCCACGGCAACAGCGTCACCGCCGGCTCCGGCACGGTGATCATTGGCGATGCGCACAGCCCGGCGCCGTTCGTGGCGCCGGTGCCGGTGGACATCCAGTGGCTGTTCACCAAGCACTTCGTGGTGACTCACCCCGTTGATGGCAAGCCCATCGCAGGGCGCGAATACACCTTGCGCACTGCATCGGGCAAGGAAATCAAAGGGGTAACCGATGACGCCGGCAGAACCAAGTCCATGGGCTCCGAGACCGCCGAGGCCGTGACCCTCGTTCTCGCGCCGCAAACTGCTATTGAGATTGCCTGA
- the tssE gene encoding type VI secretion system baseplate subunit TssE, translating to MSGYGSLFERLGGEAAGRSEYNREGSVTASVASHLGKMLSTRAGSVQTLPDYGLPDLNDMRLSLHDALSQAKEAIRRFIEAYEPRLSNVQVVSQPRGSDPLKLTFAIEGWLEVEGIRRAVSFTAHLDGSGNVKVR from the coding sequence ATGAGCGGATACGGCAGCTTGTTCGAACGCCTCGGTGGTGAAGCCGCCGGGCGCAGCGAATACAACCGCGAAGGCAGCGTGACGGCTTCGGTGGCCAGCCACCTGGGCAAGATGCTCAGCACCCGTGCCGGCAGCGTACAGACGCTGCCCGACTATGGGCTGCCAGATCTGAACGACATGCGCCTGAGCCTGCACGACGCCCTGAGCCAGGCCAAGGAGGCGATTCGCCGCTTCATCGAAGCGTACGAGCCGCGCCTTAGCAACGTTCAGGTGGTTTCGCAGCCGCGCGGCAGCGATCCGCTCAAACTCACCTTCGCCATCGAAGGCTGGCTGGAAGTGGAGGGGATCCGCCGTGCGGTCTCCTTCACCGCCCACCTCGATGGCAGCGGCAACGTCAAGGTTCGATAA
- the tssC gene encoding type VI secretion system contractile sheath large subunit — MSTAAQQETQDLADFGILDQIIAETSLTPEDEAYGIAKRGVSAFIEELLKPQNQGEPVKKAMVDRMISEIDAKLSRQMDEILHNPEFQSLEASWRGLKLLVDRTDFRENIKVEILNASKQDLLDDFEDSPEVMQAGLYKHVYTAEYGQFGGQPVGAIIANYFMSPNAPDVKLMQYVSSVSCMSHAPFIAAAGPKFFGLEAFTGLPDLKDLKDHFEGPQFAKWQSFRQSEDSRYMGLTVPRFLLRNPYDPEDNPVKTFVYKEVVANSHEHYLWGNTAYAFATRLTDSFAKFRWCPNIIGPQSGGAVEDLPLHHFQSMGEIETKIPTEVLVSDRREYELAEEGFISLTMRKGSDNAAFFSANSVQKPKFFGISEEGKNAELNYKLGTQLPYMMIINRLAHYLKVLQREQLGSWKERTDLEAELNKWIRQYVADQENPSAEVRGRRPLRAAAIAVSDVEGEPGWYRVSLNVRPHFKYMGADFTLSLVGKLDKA, encoded by the coding sequence ATGAGCACCGCAGCACAGCAAGAAACCCAGGACCTCGCCGACTTCGGCATCCTCGACCAGATCATCGCCGAAACCAGCCTCACCCCTGAGGACGAAGCCTATGGCATCGCCAAGCGCGGCGTGTCGGCCTTCATCGAAGAACTGCTCAAGCCGCAGAACCAGGGCGAGCCGGTCAAGAAGGCCATGGTCGACCGGATGATCTCCGAAATCGACGCCAAGCTCAGCCGGCAGATGGACGAAATTCTGCACAACCCCGAGTTCCAGTCGCTGGAAGCCTCGTGGCGCGGCCTGAAGCTGCTGGTGGACCGCACCGACTTCCGCGAAAACATCAAGGTCGAGATCCTCAACGCCTCCAAGCAAGACTTGCTGGACGACTTCGAAGACTCCCCGGAAGTGATGCAGGCCGGCCTGTACAAGCACGTCTACACCGCAGAATACGGCCAGTTCGGCGGCCAGCCGGTAGGCGCCATCATCGCCAACTACTTCATGTCGCCCAACGCCCCTGACGTCAAGCTGATGCAGTACGTCTCCAGCGTTTCGTGCATGTCCCACGCGCCGTTCATCGCCGCTGCCGGCCCGAAATTCTTCGGCCTCGAGGCCTTCACCGGCCTGCCGGACCTGAAAGACCTCAAGGACCACTTCGAAGGCCCGCAGTTCGCCAAGTGGCAGAGCTTCCGCCAGTCCGAAGACTCGCGCTACATGGGCCTGACCGTACCGCGCTTCCTGCTGCGCAACCCGTACGACCCGGAAGACAACCCGGTGAAGACCTTCGTGTACAAGGAAGTGGTCGCCAACAGCCACGAGCACTACCTGTGGGGCAACACCGCCTACGCCTTCGCCACCCGTCTGACCGACAGCTTCGCCAAGTTCCGCTGGTGCCCGAACATCATCGGCCCGCAGAGCGGTGGCGCGGTCGAGGACCTGCCGCTGCACCACTTCCAGAGCATGGGCGAGATCGAGACCAAGATCCCGACCGAAGTCCTGGTATCGGACCGCCGCGAGTACGAACTGGCCGAGGAAGGTTTCATTTCCCTGACCATGCGCAAAGGCAGCGACAACGCCGCGTTCTTCTCGGCCAACTCGGTGCAAAAGCCCAAGTTCTTCGGCATCAGCGAAGAAGGCAAGAACGCCGAGCTGAACTACAAGCTCGGTACCCAGCTGCCGTACATGATGATCATCAACCGCCTGGCCCACTACCTGAAGGTGCTGCAGCGCGAGCAACTGGGTTCGTGGAAAGAGCGCACCGACCTTGAAGCCGAGCTGAACAAGTGGATCCGCCAGTACGTGGCCGACCAGGAAAACCCGAGCGCCGAAGTGCGTGGTCGTCGCCCGCTGCGTGCTGCCGCCATCGCCGTCAGCGATGTCGAAGGCGAGCCGGGCTGGTACCGCGTGAGCCTGAACGTGCGCCCGCACTTCAAGTACATGGGTGCCGACTTCACCCTGTCGCTGGTCGGCAAGCTCGACAAGGCCTGA
- the tssB gene encoding type VI secretion system contractile sheath small subunit, whose translation MAKEGSVAPKERINVTFKPALGDAQEEIELPLKLMVLGDFTQRLDDRKIEDRKPISIDKNNFDDVLAKQSLSLTLSVPNRLQDDVAEGEELAVKIKVGAMKDFNPANLVEQIPELKKLMELREALVALKGPLGNAPAFRKAIEGVLADDEARNRVLGELGMDATPQQDA comes from the coding sequence ATGGCCAAAGAAGGCTCGGTAGCACCCAAGGAACGCATCAACGTCACCTTCAAACCGGCCCTGGGCGATGCCCAGGAAGAAATCGAGCTGCCGCTCAAACTGATGGTGCTCGGCGATTTCACCCAGCGTCTCGACGATCGCAAGATCGAAGACCGCAAGCCGATCAGCATCGACAAGAACAACTTCGATGACGTACTGGCCAAGCAGAGCCTGAGCCTCACCCTCAGCGTGCCCAACCGCCTGCAGGACGATGTCGCCGAAGGCGAAGAGCTGGCGGTGAAGATCAAGGTCGGCGCCATGAAGGACTTCAACCCGGCCAACCTGGTCGAGCAGATCCCGGAGCTGAAAAAGCTGATGGAACTGCGCGAGGCACTGGTGGCGCTCAAAGGCCCGCTGGGCAACGCGCCGGCCTTCCGCAAGGCCATCGAAGGCGTCCTGGCTGACGACGAAGCGCGCAATCGTGTGCTCGGCGAGCTGGGCATGGATGCCACCCCGCAACAGGACGCTTGA
- the tssA gene encoding type VI secretion system protein TssA, whose translation MTYSSKLCAHYLELVKTPVPGAAFAGEDVRFSSEFEALEEELNKGLAMHDAGRIDWAKVVEGCEALLRDQTRDLRICVWLIWALHQRESFVGLLAGLGMLRHLCQQHWAEVHPLKVRTRSGAFAWLMPRLEQVLSDDVPVKDQLPLFRAMVEHLEALDETLGGHLGDDAPLLLPMRRRLAQKVQRGGEGQPEPGSVGAVVAQVKQAATQLLTPGAAIDNEKDAHKAMRGLQDGGRPLAAWWLKQKASDLRALRLNRTLAWLPIEGLPDRNAEQVTALRGLTADKLSDYRQRFEAGKYADLLVDVEASLARAPFWFDGQHLAWECLQALGSDAALREVEMTFALFLQRLPGITGLRFHDGQPFAGPATLAWISATVLPHLQAPAAVRPPEPSEQERLPAWEQALEAAQPVLRKDGLKAAVQQLKQAMQAAQGGRERFFWQFTLARLCHHAKKYELARTQLESLDRQLHDSGLDAWEPALALQVLQLLHSSCELLPQNHEVRERKDEVYRRLCHLDLEVVLD comes from the coding sequence ATGACCTATTCAAGCAAGTTGTGCGCACATTATCTCGAACTGGTGAAAACGCCTGTGCCCGGCGCTGCGTTCGCCGGTGAAGACGTGCGCTTTTCCAGCGAGTTCGAGGCGCTGGAAGAAGAGCTCAACAAGGGCCTGGCGATGCACGATGCCGGGCGCATCGACTGGGCCAAGGTGGTCGAGGGCTGCGAGGCACTGCTGCGCGACCAGACCCGCGACCTGCGCATCTGCGTCTGGCTGATCTGGGCCCTGCACCAGCGTGAATCCTTCGTCGGCCTGCTGGCCGGCCTGGGCATGTTGCGCCACCTGTGCCAGCAGCACTGGGCCGAGGTGCACCCGCTCAAGGTGCGCACCCGCAGCGGCGCCTTCGCCTGGCTGATGCCGCGCCTGGAGCAGGTGCTCAGCGACGACGTGCCGGTGAAGGACCAGCTGCCGCTGTTCCGCGCCATGGTCGAGCACCTCGAGGCACTGGACGAAACCCTCGGCGGCCACCTGGGTGACGATGCGCCCTTGCTGCTGCCGATGCGCCGGCGCCTGGCGCAGAAGGTGCAGCGCGGCGGCGAAGGCCAGCCCGAGCCCGGCAGCGTCGGTGCGGTGGTGGCCCAGGTCAAGCAGGCCGCCACCCAGTTGCTCACCCCCGGCGCTGCCATCGACAACGAAAAAGACGCCCACAAGGCCATGCGCGGCCTGCAGGACGGCGGCCGGCCGCTGGCCGCCTGGTGGCTCAAGCAAAAAGCCAGCGACCTGCGCGCCCTGCGCCTAAACCGCACCCTGGCCTGGCTGCCGATCGAAGGGTTGCCCGACCGCAACGCCGAGCAGGTCACCGCGTTGCGCGGCCTGACTGCCGACAAACTCAGTGACTACCGCCAGCGTTTCGAGGCCGGCAAGTACGCTGACCTGCTGGTGGACGTCGAAGCCAGCCTGGCCCGTGCGCCGTTCTGGTTCGATGGCCAGCATCTGGCCTGGGAATGCCTGCAGGCCCTGGGCAGCGACGCCGCCCTGCGCGAAGTGGAAATGACCTTTGCGTTGTTCCTGCAGCGCCTGCCGGGCATCACCGGCCTGCGCTTTCACGACGGCCAGCCGTTCGCCGGCCCTGCCACCCTGGCCTGGATCAGCGCCACCGTGCTGCCGCACCTGCAGGCCCCGGCCGCGGTGCGCCCGCCCGAGCCCAGCGAGCAAGAGCGCCTGCCGGCCTGGGAGCAAGCCCTGGAGGCGGCCCAGCCAGTGCTGCGCAAGGACGGCCTGAAGGCCGCCGTGCAGCAACTCAAGCAAGCCATGCAGGCCGCCCAGGGCGGGCGCGAACGGTTTTTCTGGCAATTCACCCTGGCGCGGCTTTGCCACCACGCCAAGAAGTACGAGCTGGCCCGTACCCAGCTCGAATCCCTCGACCGTCAGTTGCACGACTCAGGGCTGGATGCCTGGGAACCGGCGCTGGCCCTGCAGGTGCTGCAGCTGCTGCACAGCAGCTGCGAACTGCTGCCGCAGAACCATGAGGTGCGCGAGCGCAAGGACGAGGTTTACCGCAGGTTGTGCCACCTCGATCTCGAGGTGGTGCTCGATTAG
- a CDS encoding Hcp family type VI secretion system effector encodes MPTPAYLTLQGTKQGLITAGTFTEDSVGNIFQEGHEDEILVQAFDHQVIIPRDPQSGQPTGQRVHKPLKITKVFDKSSPLIFTALTSGERLTECTLKWFRTSASGTQEHYYTIKLEDAIIVDVQSNMANCQDPNMAHFTHLEDVYFTYRKITWTHEVSGTSGSDDWRAPVSA; translated from the coding sequence ATGCCAACACCCGCGTACCTGACCCTGCAGGGCACCAAACAAGGCCTGATCACCGCCGGCACCTTCACCGAAGATTCGGTCGGCAACATCTTCCAGGAAGGCCACGAGGACGAGATTCTCGTTCAGGCCTTCGACCACCAGGTGATCATCCCGCGTGACCCGCAGTCCGGCCAGCCCACCGGCCAGCGCGTACACAAGCCGCTGAAGATCACCAAGGTGTTCGACAAGTCCTCGCCGCTGATCTTCACCGCCCTGACCAGCGGTGAGCGCCTGACCGAGTGCACCCTGAAGTGGTTCCGCACCTCGGCTTCCGGTACCCAGGAGCACTACTACACCATCAAGCTCGAAGACGCGATCATCGTCGACGTGCAGTCCAACATGGCTAACTGCCAGGACCCGAACATGGCGCACTTCACCCACCTCGAAGACGTCTACTTCACCTACCGCAAAATCACCTGGACCCACGAAGTCTCCGGCACTTCCGGCTCCGATGACTGGCGTGCCCCGGTCTCGGCCTAA
- a CDS encoding type VI secretion system Vgr family protein: MFTPANQPSFTLAIQGANSDLRVLAFTGFEALNQPYAFDLQLISEYPALDLSELLHKPAFFSFTPEGQGIHGIIDRIAQGDSGKRFTRYEITLRPRLARLAHRVNQRIFQDLTVPEIITQVLKDHGILGDAHEFHLGYEYPPRNYCVQYNESDLHFIQRLCEEEGLSYHFQHSSGDHRLVFGDDQTVFPKLAAVTYQQDSGQVADDPVIKQLAVRVETRTTRATRRDYDFKNPRLLLESAHSTERAPDLEDYDYPGRFTDRERGKLLATRAVQRHRADYRLAEGCGDVARLVSGHFLPLAGHGRDEWNDLWLLTSIRHEGKQPQVLEEALPSATTAHKDDFHQGYRNSFTATPWDQPFRPALRHDKQRIRGSQRALVTGPAGEEIHCDSHGRVKVQFFWDREGAGDDQTSCWLRVSSAWAGARYGGIAIPRIGMEVLVGFLEGDPDQPLVTGCLYHRENAVPYPLPANKTRSVFKTLSSPGGKGFNELRIEDKKGQEQIFINAQRDWEQRILHDQKIRVGRQRHDTVEANSHTEFKAEEHTTVDLDRKAECRADDHLTIAVSQHLKIATGQFIEAGTEIHLSSGQKVVMEAGAALTLKAGGSWVQIDGGGVAMSGASIKLNQGGSPGVGTAVAALLPGPLRQAIAALAGAVPAPAALNPSGITRLCGKQSGGGCSREDCTCLNRS; encoded by the coding sequence ATGTTCACGCCGGCCAACCAGCCATCGTTCACCCTCGCCATCCAGGGCGCCAACAGCGACCTGCGGGTACTGGCTTTCACCGGCTTCGAGGCGCTCAACCAGCCTTACGCCTTCGACCTGCAACTGATCAGCGAATACCCCGCGCTCGACCTCAGCGAGCTGCTGCACAAGCCCGCCTTCTTCAGCTTTACCCCCGAAGGCCAGGGCATCCACGGCATCATCGACCGCATCGCCCAGGGCGATTCGGGCAAGCGCTTCACCCGCTACGAAATCACCTTGCGCCCGCGCCTGGCGCGCCTGGCCCACCGGGTGAACCAACGCATCTTCCAGGACCTCACGGTCCCCGAAATCATCACCCAGGTGCTCAAGGACCACGGCATCCTCGGCGACGCCCACGAGTTCCACCTGGGCTACGAGTACCCGCCACGCAACTATTGCGTGCAGTACAACGAGTCCGACCTGCATTTCATCCAGCGCCTGTGCGAGGAAGAGGGCCTGAGCTACCACTTCCAGCACAGCAGCGGCGACCATCGCCTGGTGTTCGGCGACGACCAGACCGTGTTCCCCAAGCTGGCCGCCGTGACCTACCAGCAAGACAGCGGCCAGGTGGCCGACGACCCGGTCATCAAGCAACTGGCCGTGCGCGTGGAAACCCGCACCACCCGAGCCACCCGCCGCGACTACGACTTCAAGAACCCGCGCCTGCTGCTGGAAAGCGCCCACAGCACCGAGCGTGCCCCGGACCTCGAAGACTACGACTACCCTGGCCGCTTCACCGACCGCGAACGCGGCAAGCTGCTGGCCACCCGCGCGGTACAGCGCCACCGCGCCGACTACCGCCTGGCCGAGGGCTGCGGCGACGTGGCGCGGCTGGTCAGCGGGCACTTCCTGCCCCTGGCCGGCCACGGCCGCGACGAGTGGAACGACCTGTGGCTGCTGACCAGCATCCGCCACGAGGGCAAGCAGCCCCAGGTACTGGAAGAGGCCCTGCCCAGCGCCACCACTGCGCACAAGGACGACTTCCACCAGGGCTACCGCAACAGCTTCACCGCCACCCCCTGGGACCAACCCTTCCGCCCTGCCCTGCGCCATGACAAACAGCGCATCCGCGGCAGCCAGCGCGCCCTGGTCACCGGCCCCGCCGGCGAGGAGATCCACTGCGACAGCCACGGCCGGGTCAAGGTGCAGTTCTTCTGGGACCGCGAAGGCGCCGGCGACGACCAGACCAGCTGCTGGCTGCGGGTGTCTTCGGCCTGGGCCGGCGCCCGCTACGGCGGCATAGCCATTCCGCGCATCGGCATGGAAGTGCTGGTGGGCTTTCTGGAGGGCGACCCCGACCAGCCGCTGGTCACCGGGTGCCTGTACCACCGCGAGAACGCGGTGCCCTACCCGCTGCCGGCGAACAAGACCCGCAGCGTGTTCAAGACCCTCAGCAGCCCCGGCGGCAAGGGCTTCAACGAGCTGCGCATCGAGGACAAGAAGGGCCAGGAGCAGATCTTCATCAATGCCCAGCGCGACTGGGAGCAGCGCATTCTGCACGACCAGAAGATCCGCGTGGGCCGCCAGCGCCACGACACCGTCGAGGCCAACAGCCACACCGAATTCAAGGCCGAAGAACACACCACCGTCGACCTTGACCGCAAAGCCGAATGCCGCGCCGACGACCACCTGACCATCGCCGTCAGCCAGCACTTGAAGATCGCCACCGGCCAGTTCATCGAGGCCGGTACCGAGATTCACCTGAGCAGCGGGCAGAAGGTGGTGATGGAGGCCGGCGCCGCGCTGACGCTCAAAGCCGGCGGCAGCTGGGTGCAGATCGACGGGGGTGGCGTGGCCATGAGCGGCGCCAGCATCAAGCTCAACCAGGGCGGCAGCCCCGGGGTCGGCACGGCGGTGGCGGCGTTGCTGCCGGGCCCGCTGCGCCAGGCGATTGCCGCGCTGGCCGGCGCCGTCCCCGCACCTGCCGCGCTCAACCCATCCGGCATCACGCGGCTGTGCGGCAAGCAGAGCGGCGGAGGCTGTAGCCGTGAGGACTGCACATGTCTGAATCGATCCTGA
- a CDS encoding DUF4123 domain-containing protein has translation MSESILNALFATPSCTLDALEPAPALTFIIDQGIEPDALASLYQLGEPFEPTLLLKDSEFAGLALQGPFSFSAAPGSVLAENAAALCLARRCGMVLAAPCPEQAVAHMRTLLKVNDGSGGQSLLSLGNPHLWAALMLTAGPNAPRLFGPLGQILTPVPAHLEVAEQPWYLWPAPPQQQVDGPQWPYDLPPGLRPTARTLRLLYWLDGEHVIFGSPKGGEVPTAVANLETLIEHGISEGRDLKQLPGHVNGSLLADNAQAMAILRSDAKPSAKSEQLAGLAG, from the coding sequence ATGTCTGAATCGATCCTGAACGCGCTGTTCGCCACCCCCAGCTGCACGCTGGACGCGCTCGAGCCTGCGCCCGCGCTGACCTTCATCATCGACCAGGGCATCGAGCCAGATGCCCTGGCCAGCCTGTACCAGCTCGGCGAGCCGTTCGAACCCACCCTGTTGCTCAAGGACAGCGAGTTCGCCGGGCTGGCCTTGCAGGGCCCGTTCAGCTTCAGCGCGGCACCGGGCAGCGTGCTGGCCGAGAACGCCGCAGCGCTCTGCCTGGCCAGGCGCTGTGGTATGGTCCTCGCCGCGCCCTGCCCGGAGCAGGCCGTGGCGCACATGCGCACGCTGCTGAAGGTCAATGACGGCTCTGGCGGGCAGAGCCTGTTGAGCCTTGGCAATCCGCACCTGTGGGCGGCGCTGATGTTGACTGCCGGGCCCAACGCGCCACGGCTGTTCGGCCCGCTGGGGCAGATACTGACGCCGGTGCCGGCGCACCTGGAGGTGGCCGAGCAGCCGTGGTACCTGTGGCCCGCCCCGCCGCAACAGCAGGTGGATGGCCCGCAGTGGCCCTACGACTTGCCGCCAGGTTTGCGGCCCACGGCCCGCACCCTTCGGCTGCTCTACTGGCTGGACGGTGAGCACGTGATATTCGGTTCGCCAAAAGGCGGCGAGGTACCCACGGCAGTGGCCAACCTCGAAACACTGATCGAGCACGGCATCAGCGAGGGGCGTGACCTCAAGCAACTGCCCGGGCACGTCAACGGGTCGTTGCTGGCAGATAACGCGCAGGCCATGGCGATTCTGCGCAGTGACGCAAAGCCCTCCGCCAAGTCCGAGCAGTTAGCCGGCCTTGCTGGATAA
- a CDS encoding tetratricopeptide repeat protein codes for MLAKLTALTVLLLSTLSFPSAQADERSIIEVAKVLYQQRKPALAQLKEAAALGDAESQFYLAEELSGPLEQMTQASAFWYEKSAAQGDMYAMYRLAFQNTDVCQALQNCPADGVPAQVWKDKLTGIAQSRSKHGDGEAMSMMYLLTDDLDWLEQSANAGDASSQWLLANRYREGHGIFLIPSNRKKEEERLLKLAAENGLPKAQIEYAGLLAERGDNAEGEQWYLKAVNSSYITALSSYAHMLERGDLYNIPKNPQKAYEFHSLVLSLDTADMLHETTAERMSMLEKTLSPSEIAQARVNADAWAKTHPPLSFYRMKLGL; via the coding sequence ATGTTGGCTAAGCTAACGGCCTTGACCGTACTTTTGCTGAGCACACTCTCCTTCCCGAGTGCCCAGGCAGATGAGCGCAGTATCATTGAAGTGGCAAAGGTCTTGTACCAGCAGAGAAAACCTGCGCTGGCACAACTGAAAGAAGCGGCCGCCCTCGGCGACGCAGAATCACAGTTCTACTTGGCAGAGGAACTTAGCGGCCCGTTGGAGCAGATGACGCAAGCGTCGGCCTTCTGGTACGAGAAATCTGCCGCCCAAGGTGATATGTACGCCATGTACCGCCTCGCTTTTCAGAATACCGATGTCTGCCAGGCGCTCCAGAACTGCCCGGCAGATGGCGTCCCGGCGCAGGTCTGGAAGGACAAACTCACGGGCATCGCCCAGAGCAGGTCGAAGCATGGCGACGGCGAGGCCATGTCCATGATGTACTTGCTGACCGATGACCTCGACTGGTTGGAACAATCGGCAAATGCTGGCGACGCGAGCTCGCAATGGCTACTCGCCAACCGCTACCGTGAAGGGCACGGTATCTTCTTGATACCCAGCAACCGAAAGAAGGAAGAGGAGCGCCTGCTGAAACTGGCCGCCGAAAATGGCTTGCCGAAAGCGCAGATCGAGTACGCCGGGCTGTTAGCCGAGCGCGGAGATAATGCCGAGGGTGAACAGTGGTACCTCAAGGCGGTCAATAGCAGCTATATCACCGCCCTTTCAAGTTACGCACATATGCTGGAGCGAGGAGATCTCTACAACATTCCCAAAAACCCGCAAAAGGCCTACGAGTTTCATAGCCTGGTCTTGAGCCTGGACACTGCCGACATGCTCCATGAAACGACTGCTGAACGAATGAGCATGCTGGAAAAGACGCTGTCACCCAGCGAGATAGCGCAGGCCAGGGTAAACGCCGACGCGTGGGCAAAAACACACCCACCCCTTTCGTTCTACCGAATGAAGCTCGGCCTATGA
- a CDS encoding tetratricopeptide repeat protein, with amino-acid sequence MRSPHIQNAHPIASFLAAALTTLLLPVAWSDEQGTAIVANAKILYNQRVPAIPQLRAAAELGDPESQFYLAESLSQPLFTMSKEAYAWYEKSANQGDLYAMYRLAYQDNEICKIMQNCIAPERAPSDWKKQLISSAKEKARLGDGEAMSILYFITNDLMWLEKAAEAGDSNAQWLLANRYSEGRGFFIIPSNRKKAEERLLKLAAENGSPKAQIAYAGLLAERGDNEVGAKWYLAAVNQSYITALSSYAYMFELGGFYDFPKNPIKAYSFHLIVSSLETKDQLHVETEARLKSLKKYLSPQDLETAKSFADDWIKSHPPLSLYRMKLGM; translated from the coding sequence ATGAGAAGCCCGCACATCCAAAACGCCCACCCGATCGCTTCATTCCTGGCTGCGGCATTGACCACACTCTTGTTACCCGTCGCATGGTCAGACGAACAGGGTACGGCCATCGTTGCCAACGCCAAGATACTCTACAACCAACGAGTACCGGCAATCCCGCAGCTCCGAGCTGCCGCAGAGCTGGGCGATCCAGAGTCTCAATTCTATTTGGCCGAGTCGCTTAGCCAACCGCTGTTCACGATGAGCAAAGAGGCCTATGCATGGTACGAAAAATCCGCCAACCAAGGTGATCTTTATGCCATGTATCGACTGGCATACCAAGACAATGAGATCTGTAAGATCATGCAGAACTGCATTGCCCCTGAAAGAGCGCCTAGCGACTGGAAGAAACAGCTGATCAGCAGCGCTAAAGAAAAAGCCAGGCTCGGCGACGGCGAAGCCATGTCCATCCTGTATTTCATCACTAATGACTTGATGTGGCTGGAAAAGGCCGCCGAGGCGGGTGATTCAAATGCTCAATGGCTACTTGCCAATCGCTATAGCGAAGGCCGAGGCTTCTTTATAATTCCAAGCAACCGAAAAAAAGCAGAAGAGCGACTTCTAAAACTTGCCGCCGAGAACGGCTCCCCTAAAGCCCAGATCGCGTATGCAGGGCTACTTGCAGAACGCGGCGACAATGAAGTAGGTGCAAAGTGGTACCTGGCAGCCGTGAATCAGAGCTACATAACCGCTCTCTCTAGCTACGCCTACATGTTTGAGCTTGGCGGATTCTACGACTTCCCAAAAAACCCGATAAAGGCTTATTCATTTCATTTGATCGTTTCCAGCTTGGAGACAAAGGATCAACTTCACGTAGAAACAGAAGCCCGCCTAAAGTCACTGAAAAAGTATCTATCCCCACAAGACCTGGAAACTGCAAAATCCTTCGCGGACGATTGGATAAAGAGCCACCCTCCTCTATCTCTCTACAGAATGAAACTCGGCATGTGA
- a CDS encoding class I SAM-dependent methyltransferase: protein MPTDNPLLHSWHLNAQAWIDAVRSGAIASRRQVTDQAILLAVLGLQPQRVLDLGCGEGWLLRALAERGVAAVGVDGDAKLVAAAQAAGSPAVHQASYEQLAEGRVNIGRGFDAVCANFALLQQDIIPLLQAMQGLLAPDGSLVIQTLHPWAAAAGDYQDGWREESFAGFAGDWQPMPWYFRTLGSWLNALTLAGFTLAELREPQHPQSPLPQSLLLLARPCSPPVPGAIVGS, encoded by the coding sequence ATGCCCACCGACAACCCCCTGCTGCACAGCTGGCACCTCAACGCCCAAGCCTGGATCGACGCCGTGCGCTCGGGCGCCATCGCCTCGCGCCGCCAGGTCACCGACCAGGCCATCCTGCTGGCCGTGCTCGGCCTGCAACCGCAGCGCGTGCTCGACCTGGGCTGCGGCGAGGGCTGGCTGTTGCGCGCACTGGCCGAACGCGGGGTTGCGGCGGTGGGCGTGGATGGCGATGCGAAATTGGTCGCGGCGGCGCAGGCCGCAGGTTCGCCGGCGGTGCACCAGGCCAGCTACGAGCAACTGGCCGAGGGGCGGGTGAATATCGGGCGTGGCTTTGACGCGGTATGCGCCAACTTCGCCTTGTTGCAGCAGGACATCATCCCACTGCTGCAGGCCATGCAGGGGCTGCTGGCGCCTGATGGCTCGCTGGTGATCCAGACCTTGCACCCGTGGGCCGCAGCGGCCGGCGACTACCAGGACGGCTGGCGCGAAGAGTCGTTCGCCGGCTTTGCCGGTGACTGGCAACCGATGCCCTGGTACTTCCGCACCTTGGGCAGTTGGCTGAACGCACTGACCCTGGCCGGCTTTACCCTCGCCGAGCTGCGCGAGCCGCAGCACCCGCAAAGCCCGCTGCCGCAATCGCTGCTGTTGCTGGCGCGGCCTTGTTCGCCACCCGTGCCAGGCGCTATCGTCGGCAGCTGA